The sequence TCGTGCCGCCGACGATCGGCCTCACGGAGACAGACCCGGAATGCGATCTGGACTACACGCCGAACCAAGGCAAGAAGCGCGACATCAACTACGTGATGTCCAATTCGTTCGCCTTCGGCGGCCTGAACGCCGTGCTCGTGTTCGGTCCGAGCCCGGCTTAGAGCGGTCGACTACCTCAATTCGGAATACTAGTTACCGAGCCACGCGAGGGCGCGCTTAAGAAAAGCGTGCCCGTTTTCCCGCTGCCACTCGCCGTGCGCCATGATCACGCGCTCTGCGGGCCAGCCAAGCACTCTGTCTCGTGCGGCGCGGGCAGTAGCCCGGTCCGTGAAGGACAGACGCCATTCGCGCGGCGCCCCCGGCTTCTTCAGCGTGATGCCGTCGAGCGCGGCCATGGGCCGCTGCCACCACGACCAATGCTCTTTCAGAAAAGCATCGCTGAAAGCTTCGATGAGATCGGCGAGGATCACGGTCTGGGACGGCCGGTGGAAGAACACGATCTCGTCCATCATGATCGAGCCCCGGAACCAGGCTTGATCCAGGTCGGGTTGCCAGGCTGAAGGCGGCGTGTCCCCGAGTGGCGCTTTGAATGGCAGGGCAGGAAAGCGCTTGATGGTGGAGGCCGGTCCCCATAGTGCCGCGTCCGGATAGGCCGCATGCCATCCCGGCAGATAAAGGTGGTGGATCTTGTTGGGGCTCACCAGATGGGCGACCCGCCCCAGCGCATCCACCTCGGCCCTGAGATCCTCGTCCAGCTTGACCGGCGACCAGACCCACAGATCGCCAGTGTCGAAGCGCGCGATCACCATGCGCGTGGGGTAGGGGAAGCTGTAGAAGTCGACGATCGGGCCTTCGGCCAGCCACAGATTATCGCCGACGTGCTCAAGCATCGTCATATCAATCCCAGCCCGCGGAAGCTCGTATGGCCTTGCTTGCCGACGATGATGTGATCGTGGATGACGACGCCCAAAGGCTTCGCAGCGGCGATGATCTGCTTGGTCATCTCAGAAAATCATTTCTGGTAAATAAGTCATTAAAATCAACAGCGTATACCTTTCAGTAGGATCGATAGATTCAGGGGTTTTCTTAGAAAAAATCAAGCGCAGCCTTGTCAATCAACGGGTACGATTTCGGCACTTTTCGAAAAGTTGGTAGCTATATGGTAGCTACGGGAGAGCCAATAATCGAAGCGATCGAGCAGCGACAGAAGGCCATGTGGCCCGAAGAATAACTGGCCGGCGCCAAGTTCAACCGAAGACATTGGTAGGTGACGAAAAATCAATCGAACCACACAGCCAACCGCCAGGGGTGCGGCCGCCAGGTGTATCGAGCAGGCTCAATTCCACCTGAACTGATGGAATTGCTGGAGCATGCAAAGGCGGGGGACGCGGCGCAGCCTTCGACGATAAGTTGGATGTCAGACAGGACGAGAAGCGAGGTACAGCTCGCTCCGTAAGGCAACGCCGCCGCCTCTAGGCCGTGTACTCATAAACAGGCATCGGTTGAACCGATGGTGAAAATGTCTGCTTCACCTCCGGCAGCGGACGTGGGGCGAGTCCACCTCAAAGAGTCCGCTGAGTGCCAACAGCGGCCATGCGAGACGGCGGCCGAGCCAGTGACCGTAGCGAAAATGCCACACGGAGTTCAGTTTAGCTCGTTTTGCCCACGGCTTTGCCCACCAATGGTTGCAATGCTGTCCCAGTCTCTAAAAACTAAACTGGGGGTCTGGAGGCTGATAGGCGGTCCGCTGCGCTTCAGGGGGGAATCGTGAGCAAGCTTATGGTGCGTCGTTTGTTGATGAGCGCGGCTTTCGACAGTCGGTGGGCTGCCATCGTTCTAGCAGTAACACTCGCTGGAACAACGCTGTGGTCATTGCCCGCATCATCCCAAAATGCGACGTGGCTTGCCACGCCGGGCTCAAACAATTTCAACACGGACGCCAATTGGAACCCCGCCACCGTACCAACCGGCACTGCTTTCTTCGATACGTCAAACACCACGAGCATCAGCATTTCGGCTTCCACTACGATCGGCGGATGGACGTTCAACCCCGGCGCTTCCGCCTTCGACTTCACAAACAGCTCTGCTCTGGAATTCACTGGCGCCGGGATAAATATCAGCGGGGGAAGTGCTGCAATCACAAACACCCTAACTAGGACCGTTGATTTCTCAAATGCGAGTTCTGCCGGAAGCCTGATCATAAACAACAACCTCTCGGCATTCGTGAACTTCAACGACGATAGCACTGCCGCTTCCTCAACCATCAACAATAGCGGGCGCGTGACGTTTCTCGACACAAGCACCGCCGGTAGTGCGACCATCAACAACAATAATGGTGTCAATTTCGTCGGCAGCAGTACGGCCGGTAATGCGACGATCATAAACAACGCGGTAGCTGTGAATTTCAACATTGACGCCACCGCAGGCAACGCCACCATCATTAATAACAGCCTCATACGCTTTCTCGGTAATTCCACCGGGGGCCAGGCGATGTTCACCACTACATCAGGTGGCATTACGGACTTTTCAGCCAGTAGCGGCCCGCTGGGCAATAGTGAGTTGAGTGCAGGATCCGTGGCTGGAGCCGGCGATTACTTTCTCGGCGCAAACCAAGTGACTGTTGGTGGCAACGACATTTCTACTGAGGTTGACGGCATTGTCAGCGATTGTGGACCAACCGGTACGGAATGTCAGGATACTGGAGCTACTGGGGGGTCGCTCGTTAAGACCGGCACCGGCACTCTTACCCTCTCAGGGATCAACACCTACACTGGTTCGACGGTGGTCAATCAGGGCGCACTGGTGGTCGATGGCTCGATTGTCTCGACTGTCACTGTCAACAACGGCGGCAGCCTGATGGGTATCGGCACGGTGGGTGGCGTGACTATCGCGAATGGCGGCATCTTAGCGCCCGGCAATTCCATCGGAACGCAAACAGTCTCCGGTGATTTGACCTTTGGCGCGGGCGGGATCTTTGAAGTTGAGGTAGATGCAGCTGGCAACAGCGACCGCGTGATCGTCAACAACATGGGCGCCGTCAATCTGACGGGCGCAACGTTGCGCGTTCTTGCCCAAAACGGCAATTACCAGCCGAGCACGGACTACGTCATAATCCAAAAGGATAGCCCCGGCGCTGTCACGGGTACGTTCGCTGATATCACGACCAACTTTGCGTTTCTGACACCGTCGGTCGTGTATGACGGTGGTGATGGCAATGACGTGGTGCTGACGCTGTTGCGCACTGTAGTGCCGAACACGGGTGGTGGCGATAGCAGCCCGACCTTCTTGAGCTTCTGCTCGGTGGCGGAGACGCAGAACCAGTGTGATGTGGCCCATGCACTGGATAAGTTCCCAACCGACAACCCGCTGTTCCTATCTATTCTCACCCAAACAGCAGACGGCGCACGCCAAGCCTTCGACGCGCTATCGGGCGAAGTCCATGCGACGGTTGCCGGGAGCTTGGTCGACGATAGCCGCTACGCTCGTGAAGCGGTCATGGGCCGGCTGATGCAGGCAAGCCACATGAACGGTGCGTTGGGCGCTAATGGGCCGCAAGTTGCGAGCTACAACGACGGTGCCATGCGCCTTGGCAGCAAGTTCGTCAGCGACGAGATGGCCGCTGCGCCGGAACGGCAACCGCTGGCTTTCTGGACCCAAGGTTATGGCGCCTGGGGTTCATTTGACGGCGACGGCAATGCCGCCACGGCAGACCGCGACCTTGGCGGCTTCATATCGGGCATGGACGCGCATATCGGCGGCTCTTGGCGTGTTGGTTTGGCAACAGGCGCATCCTTCTCAGACGTAAGCGTGGATGCTCGCTACAGCGGGGCCAACACCAAGACCTATCACCTTGGTGGCTACGTCGGCGGCGGTGTCTCCGGCTTTGCACTGCGTGGCGGGGGTCTATGGGCCTGGACCGAGGTCGAGACCTCCCGCGCCGTCGTGTTCCCGAACTTCTATGAGCGTCAGAAGGCAGACTACGACGCCGACACAGGCCAACTCTTTGGTGAAATTGCCTATCCGACAGAGATGGGTGGCGTGGAATTGGAGCCGTTCGCCGGTCTTGCATACGTGTCCGTTGAAACCGGCGGCTTCCGCGAGAAGGGTGGTGCGCAAGCATCTCTACGCACTTCCGGCATTGACCAGGAGGTTGGCTACACCACCGTGGGTCTAAGGGCAGCCAAGACGATGATGTGGGGCGCAATGGCTGTGACCCCTCACATTGAAGCCGCATGGTACATGCGTTTAACGACGTGACGCCGGACGCATCGCTCGCCTTTGCTACCACGGGGATCGGCTTTGCCATTGACGGCGTTCCGCTCGCCGAAGACAGCGCGATCTTGGATGCGGGCCTGGACTTTGCGATCAGCGAACGTCTGACGGCGGGCGTGTCCTACACTGGACAGTGGGCCAACAGCGTCTCCGACAATGGCGTCAAAGGCCGCCTAACCTGGCTGTTCAACTAGCTGCTCACGTCCGCTATGGGTCATGAGCTGACATCAGACAGGCGACGGTTTGCGTCCGCTTGTTGCTGCTAGGCGGACCTTAGTATCCTTTCCCGCCGACCTGCCAAGTCGCCTAGTTTAACTAACCGTCGTACTCGGACGCTCGTTTCAGGACGTAGGCGAACTGCCTGTGGAACTCTGCTTGCCGTCCAAAACCCGGAAAGTAGACGACAGTTCCGCGGTTCAAGACGCTGAAGCCGTCACGTACAAGCACAGCGTCTAAGAGCCGACAAACATTGGCTTTGATTATAACCAGTTCTGGCCGGCCCAAACTGTCGAGGTCCCTGCAAAGCGACGGGTAGTCTCGTTTGATTAGCTCTGTCTTCTTCAAATCAGACAGCTTATTGACGGGCTCATAGGTGGCATCCACCACAACCCAGCCTTTCGCCTGGAACCTGCGGAGTCCATCTGCTTTTGTTGTGGGAGGATCATTCTTAAAGCCGACGTGCTGCATCAAGGCAGCGAAAAGGGGTTCGCTAACCTTTCCGCTGTCGTCATAGAAGTACTTGCCAGAGGCGGGTGGGCTTTCTGCGATAATGGCAAGCTCGACACGCGGCGGCGTGTACGCCTCTCGCAGGCGCATATAGTACTCGCGTCCTGCCCTTACACTAGTCATCTTCCCACCAGCAGTTTCCGCAGCTGGGCAACACTTACAGCAATTCGCTGCGCTTGGCCCAGGTTCATCTCATGTCACCTGCTAGCGAACTGAATATCGAAATCGCCCATTCGGCCAAGGTTCGCATGACACGCCATCGTTGTCGGCATCGAGATGCGTCCAGTACCCGGGCTTACCTCGGCGCGCTGGCGCGAGTCCAACGGCTTCTGGGCTAGCGCAGTTTGCATACGCGAACAGATGGCCAAGCGCGGTGTGTACGGGCCAGGGACTTAGAACGAGATAGAGACCGAGCGCGGTCCCGACGGCGATGGCGAGGTAAGTCCAGCGCATCTAGAGAATCTAATTGCTCTGGATCACTGCTGCGTTAACGTCGGGCAGTTCAGAAACCATGGCAGCTAGGGGTCATTAGCGGACATCGGAACAGTTTAGGGCTAGTCATCGGTGCCGCGCCGATTGCCTGCGATGACTTCGTTGATGAATGACACTGGCCAAACCAAACCGAGTTGTGCGTCTCCGGCGTCCACGGTATGTCGGCGCCCCGAATAAACGCCGATGAAGGCCGTGGCGGTGGTGGGGCCCATCGAGACGGAGCCGTTGCGGTGTAAATGATAGCCCCAGCTCCGCCTGATTACCGGGGCACCGGACATGCCAGGTCGGGAAGCCGTGTCCACGAGAAAGTAGTCCGTGGTCAGGCGAGCCAGCTCGGGCTCGGAAGCAACGCTTCCTCGTTTCCACACGGGGAACGCCGGGGGCTCGGCGCCGAAAGGATAGCCGAGGATGAAGACATCCATACCAATCTGCACGCTGAGATCATCGGAAGTCAGGGTGTTGATCGGGTGTAGGTTGAATGTCGGCTCTTCACCTGAGAAGGGAAGCGGGAGGGCGACGACATCAATCCGACGTCCAGGATGGACGAGCCACTCCGGATTGCCATCCTTATCACGAATGACGATGTCGAATTGCTTCTTTCCGAATGTCGGCGTACGGGGGTTGAAGAGGACGCGGAGCTTGTCAGGCCACGCGGCATGTGGGGAGAGGTTCTCTCCGGTCTGAAAGTTGCGGCACGTCACTACGTGCCAATTAGTGATCAGATAATAGATTTCATCTGCCCTCCAGATAAATCCGGTTCCGCCGCCCAATAAGGTATCGTTGAAGAACTGCTCTATTGGCACGGTGGTGAGAGAGAACTGGTCAATCCTGGTCATGAGGTATCCTCATGAATGGAGGAGGAACTGGAAAGAGCGACATCAAGCTATTCACTGTGAGCGGCGATACAGTCCGTAAACTCACCGGGACCACCGACATTGTTGAGAAATCCGTTCAGACGTTTTTTGAAGGCGGTGTTTGTGCCGGAAGCTGCAACCTCGCCGAACGATGGTGTCGAGGCACAATGAGTGACTTGACCAAACGTTCGGACCAAAACCGTTCTCTCGCGCTCTAGCGCAAAGGTCCTCTGCATAATCTTTGGGGATTACGGCGCAGGCTAGGCTGAGGCCATAACGCGGAGCGGCCTGAACCCGCCCCGAACCAAGTGGTCACTTGTAGCAGCGAGGACGTTTGCAAGCGTTGCGGGCAGATCCCTCTTTCGCAGACCTGGTTGGACAGCTATGAACTCGAATTCTATCTTTGCCGGAGTAGCTTCATCTAAAAGCCGCTCTAAGAACGCGACATCGCCCTTAATGAACTGATGAGCGCCGATTCCCTGCGTAAATCGTCTGCGAATGTTTTTTAGGAGTCGCTGCTTGAGTGCCCAAGTCACGGACTTAACCGCCTGGCCCGCAATCTCATAAACGTCGTCTACCCGATGTCCGGGCGCGGCTCCGGTTGCGCCTTTGCAGTGGTAGAATTGGATTAACAGCCTCTCGTCCTGTTCTTCTATCGCTATGAAGTCTGCGATCTCGCCGCTACCGTGATCGTAATACACAACGGTGTGGCCGCTTTCACGAAGGCGATTCCCCAAACCCTCATGGATGGAAACCATGCCATCTTTAGCTGCTCCAAACTCCCGACATATATCGACTCCAGCTGCCGCCCAGTCGATTGGTTCTATCAGCGCCTCTTCGAGTGGCGCCGCGTCGTCTGTTTGTGGCTTCAGTAGGTTGGAGCCTTGAAGCAATGCCAGATCGCTCGTGTATAAGTAGGGAATGATCCCATTCAGATAGTCAATCAAAGGCGTCGCGCTGTGCTCTTGCTCTACGAACGCCTCAGGTTCTGTGGTGCTTGCTGGCTCAAAGAAGCGATCGGTCTCGAAAGAGAAGGTCGTTTCGTATCGAAATCCGCTCTGATGCCGTAAGACCAACATGACAGTCTGTTCGTCAGATCGAGCGGCATCTACGTCAAGATCGAAATCGAGCAGTTGCGCTCTTGTCTCTCTTTCCGCGATTTTGAAGCTAATGATGGGTGTAGTGCGGTACACGCTCACCGGCCAATCTACGCCGATTATTCCGAGGGGCAGCTCACTGATCTCCTCACCGACGTCCAAGTAGTCCAGACCGGACCCTGTTACTGGTACACGATCACTCGCAATCCGCCTCGCAAGCTTTTCACACCACGCGATAAGGCCAGGCAGCTTGGAGCTCGTATTGCTCCAAATCTTGGACGCACTGCTCAGTCCTATTGTGACAAGCCCACCATCATCAGATGCCCGCCCAAAAACATGTCCTCTATGATACAAGCGACCATCGCTTTTCAGGATAGCTTTGTCCGCATTGGAACCGGTGATGATCCGATAGGATTCGGTTGTGCTGGACGCTACGCGGTTTCTCATTCCGACATTAAAAAACTCTGGTGTGGAAAGATCGTTCAGGGCTCGATTTAGTCGTACGAGCGGCAATGGACGAGGGTTAGCTGCTTGAAATCCAGCAACGAGTTGCTCATACAAACCCTCGGACCGACGGGAAGCGCAGATGAACAACAAGCCCGTTTCCACGTGCTGATAAAAGATAAACAGGTCTGGCTGCACAATCGACAGGCGATCGTCTGTTGTCCATCTCGGTAGACTTATCTCACGTGTGATATAGACGGCCGCATTGTGGGCCTCGCTAAAACTTTCGTAGACAGCCTGCAACGGCTGGGGAAAAACCAAGGGCGTAGTGAGATCGATCGTCTGATCGAGCTGGTACAGCTTAACGTGATAATAAGGCTCGAGCACGAAGAGCGACAGATCCTCCAGATCCTGTGTGCTCAATTCGCCAACCTCGAATGACTCCAATACTTCACGCGTCTCGGCTTCCTCTCGGACACGAGTTGCACTCAAATTCTGGACCATGTCCTGCCAAACGGCGCGAGTGTCGTATAAGCGCTCTGCTTCAATCTCGATTTCCGATGGGATTGCCAAAAACGTTGCCGGCCCGATATCTTCGCCAACAGTTCTGGCGAATCTGCCAATGAATTGAAGGGTCACAGCCAAAGAACGATGCGGAGAATGAATGGCAGCGATCTTAAGACTAGGAAAATTGAAGCCCTCTCCCAGCATATTGACGCATACGATCCCGTCGAGCTGACCGCCTTGTAAGTCGGCGATTACCTTATTGATGTATCGTAGCGATTTGTCACCGGTGACAATCCGAAGCTGCAAGCCCGTATGGACTCTGTAAAGCTCCAGAAGCTCTGTCGCTCGCTTCCTGCTATCAGTTCGCACCATGACATGGTGCCTAAATCCGGCCTCGCGATCGACAGCCAACTGACGCTCAGTGGCGAGGGCGATCGCTATATCGTGATTCTCGCCACCCGTTGGAGTGACCGGCTGATACGTGATTTCTCCGAACACGCCGTCTTCAAAAGCGCGTCGAAGATCATAAGCAAAAATAAATCGGCCTCGAATCTCTTTCTGATCCTGACGAAACGGCGTTGCTGTAAAAAGCAGCCGCTTAGCCTGTGGGAAATGATCAAGAACCCGTTGCCACGTCCTAGCTGGACTGTGGTGGGCCTCGTCAACAAGAACGAGGTCAAAAAGATCCGCCGCTGGTTCGGGGATTTCAGGATACTCGGGGCTTAGACTTGGGACCGTACCGACGACCACGTCATAGTCCCGCAAAGCTTCCCATTCCTCGGCCGTTGTGATGCGCTTCTTTGTGCTTGTTACTCGTGGCGACGGAACTGCATCTCCGACTGCACCCGCTTCACGCAATGTCGCTAGTGTACTGACTTCTTCAGCGATCTGCTCACGTACAAGCCGGCCCGGCGCAAGGATAAGCACACGAGTGGCCCGCAACACAAAGGCCGTCGAAATCAGTACCGCAGTTTTTCCGGATCCTGTCGGCATCGTGATAATGCCAGGATCGGTTCGCATCGCGAAGTGAGATCCAGCAGCGTGGATAGCGCCCAGCTGGGCGCTTCGAAAGCCGGTTCCATCGCCGATTTTAAGCGGATAGCGGAATGAATCATAGTTGTCAGAAAAATAGCCCATCCAATAAGCATAAAGGCGATTCTAGGTAGCAAAAAAGATACATTCTCGCTTTGGCTGTGCAGAACCAATTTCAGCGCCTCGAGGCCTTATGAAAACGATCATCGCAGAATGGGGTCACAGTGCCGCCGTCCAGATTCCGGCCGCGGTGGTTTTTCACGCACGAAGTTCATTATTGCCCCCGTCGCTTTGGGACCGGCCGTTCTTCATGCCAATCGACGCCTGGGAGCGCTCGCAATGCGGTTGCTGATGGATGGCGACAGGCCTCAATTTCGCCGACAGAGCGATAGATAATTTTGGTCTGGCGCATCACAAAGGAACAGCCTCCGAGTGGTAGCTCCTTGGTAGCTAGATAGGCAGATCGGCCGGATACGCAAAACACTAAACGACTGGAAATATTGATAAATTCGGCGATAATTCGAGGCTGGTGCCTTTAGTTGGTCATCTCAGAAAATCATTTCTGGTAAATAAGTCATTAACATCAACAACTTATGAATTTCAGTAGGATCGATAGATTCAGGGGTTTTCCTAAAAAAAATCAAGCGCGGCCTTGTCAATCAACGGGTACGATTTCGGCACTTTTCGAAAAGTTGGTAGCTATATGGTAGCTACGGGAGAGCCAATAATCGAGGCGATCGAGCAGTGACAGAAGGCCATGCGGCCCGAAGAATAGCTGGCCGGTGCTAAGTTCAACCGAAGAGGTTGGTAGGTGACGAAAAATCAAGAGAACCAGACAGCCAAACGCCAGGGTTGCGACCGCCAGGTGTATCGTGCAGGTGCAATTCCACGTGAACTGATGGAATTGCTGGAGCATGCAAAAGCGGGGGATGCGGCTGCAGCCTACGACGATGAGTTGGATGTCGGGCAGAACGAGAAGCGAGGTACAGCTCGCCCCGTAGGGCAAGGACACCGCCTCTAGGCCGTGTACTCATGAACAGGCGTCGGTTGAACCGATGGGGAAAAATGTCTGCTTCGCCCCCAGCACCGGACGTGGGGTGATTCCCCTCAAAGAGTCCTCCAAGTGCCATCAGTGGACGTTCCGTTGTAGTTCGGTCAACACAGCTTTCAGTCTTTCTCACATCAGGCGCTGCAGACCACCTCAAGCTCAATTCCAATTGTTTGCTTTAGGTAAGCGGCCGCGGCGCCCAGAACTACCGATTGTTCTCTGGTCAGCTTCGACTTGGAAAGACCGGGTTGGACGATCAATACGGCCGGGCGTACCTCCTGGAACCTTGATGACCGTTGGAATGCGACAAGCTGTGGCGGCGCACCGTGAAGATAGCTGGTCCGCCCAGGCGTGGGCTTGTGTCGTCTTTCCCGCAGTTGCAGGTGTCTGACAAGCTCTTTGAATCTCCCAGGCCAGCGAGCAGATCTCACTGCTTGAGATGCGACTTCGACTACGTCGGCAACTCTGGCACCCGGAATCTCGCTGCCTGAGAACTTGCAATGGACGAGAACTAGACGGATGAACCCGTCATCATGCTTCATGCAGATCAGGTCCGCGATTTCGTTGGGTCCGTCATCATCGAAGACCAAGGAGAATCCGGCATTGATGAAATTCTGTGCCACCGACCACTGGATAGAGTCCAAGCGCCTCGCGCCGTCTTTCCAGAGGGATTCCTTGGTAATATCGACCGATGACCAGTCCCACGGCTCCAGTCGGTCGCTTGGAATCTCAACCGTGCCTGCGTCCTCCGCTCGAAGCAGGATATTTCCATCAAGCTCGGAGAGGTCGACAAACCGAATGAGTGGAGGATAGTCGCCGAAGAATGCCGCCAGATCGGATTCCTTCGAACCGATTACAATCTTCGGTGTCCCGTAGAGGCTCTCGATTGTAAAGCCTGCTCTCCCCTCTACACGCATGCGAAACTGGCCAACCGGCGTATCCCGTTCGCCGGCTGTGACTTCAAACTCTACGACACCGTCGACGGGCTTGGCGTTTGTGAATTTTATGTCTGAGTCCAGGAAATCAAATTCGCGGCCGGGGATCCGAATTGAGATTTGATCCTCTGACCTTCCCAGCAGTTCAACAGGCCATTCGATGCTTAAGATGCCGGCGTCTGGCAACCTCTCCGCATAGTCGGGGATGAGGACGTTGGCGATAATGTCTTTGGTGCTAATGGTGGGATCAACAAGCTTCTCGCCGACGCCGTGTGCCCATTTGATGAACTTCGGGATTGTACCAGCGGCCTTGGACCAGACGCGGCCCTTGTACGAGCAGCCGATTGTGATCTGTTTGCCATCCTCCCAACCATAGCCGCTAATATTGGACTTTCGGGATCCCTTCTTCTCCGTCTCGCTTAGTGCCTGCCGGACGTCGACGCCTGTATACATGGCGAAGCTTAGATTCCGCCGTCCGTGCTTGGTGACGCCGAGATTGTTGAAGACAAGGCGCCCAATCCGGCCGAGCGGCCGAAACATCTCTTCACCGCTCATGCGTTCTTGGGCGCCAACGGCATCAGCTAAAGCGCCGTGATCTGATGCTTTGTCGGTAGAGGCCAAATATAGCAGCCGGGTCGCCTGGTCGTGATGAAGGACAAAGAGGTGCCATTCAAGCTGTCGCATCTCTTGGCTATTCGACCATCTTACCGTCTCGCGGAGTCGAACGGCGAAGTAGAGGGTGTGCTCGGGTTCGTTAAGCCAAACGTCAACAAGCTCGTACCGATCGGGGAGCCCCTGGAAAAAGCGCTTAGGATGAAACTTAGCGCATCGGTAAAACAGCGTACTGAAAACAGGACGAAGC comes from Methyloceanibacter stevinii and encodes:
- a CDS encoding DUF4336 domain-containing protein produces the protein MTMLEHVGDNLWLAEGPIVDFYSFPYPTRMVIARFDTGDLWVWSPVKLDEDLRAEVDALGRVAHLVSPNKIHHLYLPGWHAAYPDAALWGPASTIKRFPALPFKAPLGDTPPSAWQPDLDQAWFRGSIMMDEIVFFHRPSQTVILADLIEAFSDAFLKEHWSWWQRPMAALDGITLKKPGAPREWRLSFTDRATARAARDRVLGWPAERVIMAHGEWQRENGHAFLKRALAWLGN
- a CDS encoding excalibur calcium-binding domain-containing protein; translation: MRWTYLAIAVGTALGLYLVLSPWPVHTALGHLFAYANCASPEAVGLAPARRGKPGYWTHLDADNDGVSCEPWPNGRFRYSVR
- a CDS encoding S1 family peptidase, whose product is MTRIDQFSLTTVPIEQFFNDTLLGGGTGFIWRADEIYYLITNWHVVTCRNFQTGENLSPHAAWPDKLRVLFNPRTPTFGKKQFDIVIRDKDGNPEWLVHPGRRIDVVALPLPFSGEEPTFNLHPINTLTSDDLSVQIGMDVFILGYPFGAEPPAFPVWKRGSVASEPELARLTTDYFLVDTASRPGMSGAPVIRRSWGYHLHRNGSVSMGPTTATAFIGVYSGRRHTVDAGDAQLGLVWPVSFINEVIAGNRRGTDD
- a CDS encoding DEAD/DEAH box helicase, with translation MGYFSDNYDSFRYPLKIGDGTGFRSAQLGAIHAAGSHFAMRTDPGIITMPTGSGKTAVLISTAFVLRATRVLILAPGRLVREQIAEEVSTLATLREAGAVGDAVPSPRVTSTKKRITTAEEWEALRDYDVVVGTVPSLSPEYPEIPEPAADLFDLVLVDEAHHSPARTWQRVLDHFPQAKRLLFTATPFRQDQKEIRGRFIFAYDLRRAFEDGVFGEITYQPVTPTGGENHDIAIALATERQLAVDREAGFRHHVMVRTDSRKRATELLELYRVHTGLQLRIVTGDKSLRYINKVIADLQGGQLDGIVCVNMLGEGFNFPSLKIAAIHSPHRSLAVTLQFIGRFARTVGEDIGPATFLAIPSEIEIEAERLYDTRAVWQDMVQNLSATRVREEAETREVLESFEVGELSTQDLEDLSLFVLEPYYHVKLYQLDQTIDLTTPLVFPQPLQAVYESFSEAHNAAVYITREISLPRWTTDDRLSIVQPDLFIFYQHVETGLLFICASRRSEGLYEQLVAGFQAANPRPLPLVRLNRALNDLSTPEFFNVGMRNRVASSTTESYRIITGSNADKAILKSDGRLYHRGHVFGRASDDGGLVTIGLSSASKIWSNTSSKLPGLIAWCEKLARRIASDRVPVTGSGLDYLDVGEEISELPLGIIGVDWPVSVYRTTPIISFKIAERETRAQLLDFDLDVDAARSDEQTVMLVLRHQSGFRYETTFSFETDRFFEPASTTEPEAFVEQEHSATPLIDYLNGIIPYLYTSDLALLQGSNLLKPQTDDAAPLEEALIEPIDWAAAGVDICREFGAAKDGMVSIHEGLGNRLRESGHTVVYYDHGSGEIADFIAIEEQDERLLIQFYHCKGATGAAPGHRVDDVYEIAGQAVKSVTWALKQRLLKNIRRRFTQGIGAHQFIKGDVAFLERLLDEATPAKIEFEFIAVQPGLRKRDLPATLANVLAATSDHLVRGGFRPLRVMASA